A DNA window from Setaria viridis chromosome 2, Setaria_viridis_v4.0, whole genome shotgun sequence contains the following coding sequences:
- the LOC117843223 gene encoding putrescine hydroxycinnamoyltransferase, with product MEVKVLSSKLVRPSYPAGAPRPDTTEHVPSSVFDKATYHIQMAIIYAFSPPGPSTADIERGLAAVLGAYRLFAGQVRAGPDGAPGVLLNDHGARFVEASVDAHLADIAPTKPSPAVLRLHPDLEGEISEVVQVQLTRFACGSLAVGFTANHAVADGHATSDFLVAWGRAARGLPIGHPPPVHHPDLFPPRDPPRVEFEHRGVEYYRPASTTAPASGHGHGHGEAAQQHSSIVIHKAHFTKDFVAGLRAKASEGRGRPFSRFETILAHVWRTMTRARGLGNPLQTSTIRISVDGRPRLAAPPGYFGNLVLWAFPRATVGDLLNRPLRHAAQAIHDAVARVDGAYFRSFVDFASSGAVEKEGLEATAVLKDVLCPDLEVDSWLTFPFYDLDFGGGCPSYFMPSYFPTEGMLFLVPSYLGDGSVDAFVPVFEHNLEAFKQCAYSME from the coding sequence ATGGAGGTGAAGGTGCTGAGCTCCAAGCTCGTGCGGCCGTCCTACCCGGCGGGCGCGCCGCGGCCGGACACCACGGAGCACGTGCCGTCGTCGGTGTTCGACAAGGCCACGTACCACATCCAGATGGCCATCATCTACGCCTTCTCGCCGCCGGGGCCCTCCACGGCCGACATCGAGCGCGGCCTAGCCGCGGTGCTGGGCGCGTACCGCCTCTTCGCGGGACAGGTCCGCGCGGGCCCCGACGGCGCCCCCGGCGTGCTGCTCAACGACCACGGCGCGCGGTTCGTGGAGGCGTCCGTGGACGCGCACCTTGCCGACATCGCGCCCACCAAGCCGTCCCCGGCCGTGCTGCGGCTGCACCCGGACCTGGAGGGCGAGATCTCCGAGGTGGTTCAGGTGCAGCTCACCCGGTTCGCGTGCGGCTCCCTCGCCGTGGGCTTCACCGCCAACCACGCCGTCGCGGACGGCCACGCCACCAGCGACTTCCTCGTCGCCTGGGGACGCGCCGCGCGGGGGCTCCCCatcggccacccgccgccggtGCACCACCCGGACCTCTTCCCGCCGCGGGACCCGCCGCGCGTCGAGTTCGAGCACCGCGGCGTCGAGTACTACCGCCCCgcgtcgacgacggcgccggcgtcgggacacggccacggccacggcgaggCGGCCCAGCAGCACAGCAGCATCGTGATCCACAAGGCGCACTTCACCAAGGACTTCGTGGCGGGGCTCCGCGCCAAGGCGTCGGAGGGCCGGGGCCGGCCCTTCAGTCGGTTCGAGACCATCCTCGCCCACGTGTGGCGCACCatgacgcgggcgcgggggctcGGTAACCCGCTGCAGACCTCGACCATCCGCATCTCCGTCGACGGGCGGccgcgcctcgccgcgccgccggggtACTTCGGGAACCTGGTCCTGTGGGCGTTCCCGCGCGCCACGGTGGGGGACCTCCTGAACCGGCCGCTGCGGCACGCGGCGCAGGCGATCCACGACGCGGTCGCGCGGGTGGACGGCGCCTACTTCCGGTCGTTCGTGGACTTCGCGAGCTCGGGAGCCGTGGAGAAGGAAGGGCtggaggcgacggcggtgcTCAAGGACGTGCTGTGCCCGGACCTGGAGGTGGACAGCTGGCTGACGTTCCCGTTCTACGACCTGGACTTCGGCGGCGGGTGCCCGAGCTACTTCATGCCTTCCTACTTCCCCACGGAGGGGATGCTGTTCCTCGTGCCGTCCTACCTGGGCGACGGCAGCGTCGACGCCTTCGTGCCCGTGTTCGAGCACAACCTCGAGGCCTTCAAGCAGTGCGCCTACTCCATGGAGTAG
- the LOC117844707 gene encoding serine/threonine-protein kinase STY46 has product MAVEEAAESCGSHAAATAAAAASGGGAAGPATSSSSAAVAAQARKQQQQQRHKLEVYTEVLRRLHESGLPEARAPGFDDELWNHFNRLPARYAMDVNVERAEDVLTHRRLLEQARDPAQRPAFAVRAVQVSPILDGNQTDADSNTAGEEVASRLLNRQQSIHPPPAFGSSTNLEALALEVSKSQGQDHDSTSDNGRSLYRPMHEITFSTIDKPKLLSELTSLLGELGLNIQEAHAFSTNDGYSLDVFVVVGWHDEETEDLVEAVQKEIGRIEETQAWSSSHSWSTPVENMQIAENPAADRVEIPTDGSSEWEIDVKLLKFGNKVASGSYGDLYRGTYCSQDVAIKVLKPERINADMQREFAQEVYIMRKVRHKNVVQFIGACTKPPNLCIVTEYMSGGSVYDYLHKHKGVFKLPALVGVAMDVSKGMSYLHQNNIIHRDLKTANLLMDENGTVKVADFGVARVKAQSGVMTAETGTYRWMAPEVIEHKPYDHKADVFSFGILLWELLTGKIPYEYLTPLQAAVGVVQKGLRPTIPKHTHAKLCELLQKCWQQDPAQRPDFSEILETLQRISEEVGDEHEGKHKDKLLGGFFSALRGRGH; this is encoded by the exons atggcggtggaggaggccgcggagAGCTGTGGCAGCCacgccgcggccacggcggcggccgccgcgtccggcggaggggcggcggggccagcgacgtcctcctcgtcggccgccgtggcggcgcaggcgcggaagcagcagcagcagcagcgccacaAGCTCGAGGTGTACACGGAggtgctccgccgcctccacgagTCTGGCCTGCCCGAGGCCCGGGCGCCCGGGTTCGACGACGAGCTCTGGAACCACTTCAACCGCCTCCCCGCCCG TTACGCCATGGATGTGAACGTGGAGAGGGCGGAGGACGTGCTCACGCACAGGCGGCTGCTGGAGCAGGCGAGGGATCCGGCGCAGCGCCCGGCGTTCGCGGTGCGGGCCGTGCAG GTATCTCCAATTCTTGATGGGAATCAGACTGATGCTGATTCGAACACTGCAGGGGAGGAAGTTGCTTCAAGATTGTTGAACAGGCAGCAAAG CATACACCCTCCTCCTGCTTTCGGTTCTTCTACAAATCTTGAGGCCCTTGCTCTTGAAGTTAGCAAGTCTCAAGGCCAAGATCATGACAGCACCTCTGATAATGGTCGATCTCTGTACAG GCCCATGCATGAAATCACCTTTTCTACCATTGATAAGCCAAAGCTTCTCAGTGAG CTGACATCTCTGCTTGGTGAACTTGGTCTAAACATTCAAGAAGCACATGCATTTTCAACAAATGATGGTTACTCACTCGACgtctttgttgttgttggttGGCACGATGAG GAAACAGAGGATTTAGTAGAAGCAGTACAGAAGGAAATTGGCAGGATTGAAGAG ACACAAGCATGGTCTTCATCTCATTCATGGTCTACCCCCGTCGAAAATATGCAGATTGCTGAGAATCCAGCAGCTGATCGTGTTGAGATACCAACAGATGGTTCTAGTGAATGGGAAATTGATGTAAAACTGCTCAAATTTGGGAATAAAGTAGCATCAGGATCATATGGTGATCT TTACCGGGGTACatattgcagccaagatgttgCTATTAAAGTGCTGAAACCTGAGAGAATAAATGCGGACATGCAGCGGGAATTTGCTCAGGAAGTATATATTATGAG GAAGGTCCGTCACAAGAATGTTGTGCAATTTATTGGTGCTTGCACTAAACCCCCAAATCTATGTATAGTCACAG AATATATGTCCGGTGGTAGTGTGTATGATTACCTCCATAAACATAAAGGTGTTTTCAAACTTCCTGCTTTAGTTGGAGTTGCAATGGATGTGTCAAAAGGCATGAGCTACTTACACCAGAATAATATTATTCATCGTGATTTGAAAACTGCCAATCTTCTGATGGACGAAAATGGG ACTGTTAAAGTTGCTGATTTTGGTGTTGCACGTGTTAAAGCTCAATCTGGAGTTATGACTGCAGAAACTGGTACTTACCGGTGGATGGCCCCAGAG GTCATAGAGCACAAACCCTATGACCACAAGGCTGATGTTTTCAGTTTTGGAATTTTGTTGTGGGAACTACTCACGGGCAAG ATTCCTTATGAGTACTTGACTCCACTACAAGCAGCTGTTGGGGTGGTGCAGAAG GGTTTACGTCCTACAATTCCAAAACATACACATGCAAAGCTTTGTGAGCTTCTTCAGAAATGCTGGCAGCAGGACCCTGCTCAAAGACCAGACTTCTCTGAAATATTAGAAACTCTCCAGAGAATATCAGAGGAG GTCGGAGATGAGCATGAGGGGAAGCACAAGGACAAATTATTGGGAGGTTTCTTTTCAGCTCTGAGGGGGCGGGGCCATTGA